A genome region from Littorina saxatilis isolate snail1 linkage group LG16, US_GU_Lsax_2.0, whole genome shotgun sequence includes the following:
- the LOC138950410 gene encoding uncharacterized protein has product MDLFHADAFEELSLADTLDDWLTLMATGGDQLLDLAVLCQIFRPNARPELLCEEFDLFGMPEYFVRKYMRFRNAHDVMTMCDLLQMPAEMQAANGTKTSGLEVLCIVLRRLAYPCRFADLCAIFPRNEPELCLLFNLGIHHIYDNFHHKLTAFNQPWVAAPELLRYCQAIARKGAPLQNCWGFIDGTVRPMCRPGQHQREVFNGHKRVHGLKFQSIVIPNGLIANLHGPIEGRRHDSALLTASGAMQYMEANCNIDGAPLCVYGDPAYPLRPHLHRPHRGNNLTREQQQFNTDMSSVRQAVEWGFQKITTEWAFLDFKKNLKLFLSPVGKLYMVGALLANCHTCMYGSEVASYFELNPPSVEDCMR; this is encoded by the exons ATGGACCTTTTCCACGCTGACGCTTTCGAAGAACTGTCGCTAGCAGATACGCTGGATGATTGGCTAACTCTGATGGCCACAGGAGGTGATCAGCTGCTGGACTTGGCCGTTTTATGTCAAATTTTCCGGCCCAATGCCAGACCCGAACTTCTCTGCGAAGAGTTTGACCTCTTCGGTATGCCGGAGTACTTCGTGAGAAAGTACATGCGTTTTCGCAACGCACATGATGTCATGACGATGTGTGACCTGCTCCAAATGCCTGCTGAGATGCAGGCAGCCAATGGAACGAAAACTTCAG GTCTAGAAGTGCTGTGCATCGTTCTGCGACGCCTTGCCTACCCCTGCCGATTTGCAGATCTCTGCGCTATTTTTCCTCGAAACGAGCCAGAGCTTTGCTTGTTGTTCAACCTGGGGATTCACCATATTTATGACAATTTCCACCACAAGCTTACTGCTTTTAATCAGCCCTGGGTGGCGGCACCAGAGCTTCTTAGGTACTGCCAAGCAATTGCCAGGAAAGGAGCACCCTTGCAAAACTGCTGGGGTTTCATTGATGGCACTGTACGTCCAATGTGTAGGCCTGGTCAGCACCAGCGAGAGGTGTTTAACGGCCACAAGAGGGTGCATGGACTAAAATTCCAGAGCATTGTGATACCCAACGGCCTCATCGCTAACCTCCACGGGCCAATTGAAGGGCGTCGCCACGACTCCGCTCTCCTGACTGCAAGTGGGGCCATGCAGTACATGGAGGCAAATTGCAATATAGATGGGGCACCCCTCTGTGTTTATGGAGATCCTGCATACCCCCTTAGGCCGCATCTTCATCGCCCACACAGGGGGAACAACCTCACCAGAGAGCAGCAGCAGTTTAACACTGACATGTCATCTGTGAGGCAGGCAGTGGAGTGGGGATTCCAGAAGATCACCACTGAGTGGGCTTTTTTGGACTTcaaaaaaaacctaaaattgTTCCTGTCTCCAGTGGGAAAATTGTACATGGTGGGGGCACTGCTGGCCAATTGCCACACATGCATGTACGGCAGCGAGGTGGCAAGTTATTTTGAACTAAACCCCCCTTCTGTGGAGGACTGCATGCGCTGA